The DNA window TCGCCGCGTAGCGCCTTAGCCGTGCGCCCCAGCACCTCCGCGACCGTTGGGACCGGCCCCTCTGCCGCTGTCATGGTGAATCACAGTAGTTGTGAATACAAGAGTTGACAAGTCCACTGGCTCATGCTCAGATAATTACAGCAGTCGGATTTACAAGAGCTGAGGAGTTGCACATGCCCGACACCGGTGTCCGCCGACTGGCGACAGTGGATGAGTTCTGCGAGTACGCGGGCCTAACCCGAGGTCAAGCGGCGCAAATGCGCTACATGGGCTCTGGACCGGAGTTTGTGAAGGTCACCGGCCGCCAGGTCCGCTACCGATGGAGTGACGTCGAGAAGTGGGTCGAGTCGCGGACCCGTAGCCGCACCGACGATCCAACCGTCCGGGGCCAGCAGCGCGCCGACGAGCCCCGCGGAGCTGCCGCCAGCTAAGCCCGGATCACGAACCGTCCAACCCAGGCCACGCAGAAGACTTGGAAGACAAACATGAGCCCACCTGGCCTGACAGCCACCGCTCCGATAAAAGAAGATCGGCCCCCGGAGAACCGAAAGCCGACCAACAGTTTTCGCAGCTACCACGCCACAACAACCATCGCCGATTCTACCGTGCGATGCAGCCGGTGTCGCCGGCCATTGTGCGCGCCGCTGTCGGTCGCTCGATCGAGTGGCCCAATTTGCTGGCGACACAGCCGTGTTGAGGCGGCGGGAGCATGAGCGTCTCAGCCTCCCAGCAGGTCTCCTGGTCTGAAACACATCAATTCCTCGAAGCGGTTCTGGCCCAGGCCAATGTCGGACCACTGCCGTGGGCTGGCACCCCCGAATGGTGCGCAATGTCAGATGGCGATCCGCGAAAGTTGCTTGCCCTCGCGATTGACGGCGAGCATCACGTGCTCCGCAAGGAGGTTGCCCAGGCGGCCCACGCGCAGGCCAGTCGCGCTGTCGCATCAGCGGCTGACTGGTCTGCCATCGCCAATGAGATTCGCCAGCGCGGCAGTTCGCGCCGCATCCCTCGCCAGGGGGTCGCGTGAACCTCGAGGCGGACGTTAACTGCCCTCATTGTGGCTGGGTCATTGTGTGCTCGCACTCCGGCGGAATGCACCACTCGGGGACGGGCGCAAGGGATTGGTCTGACTTCCCGTGGACTGAAAACTTTGTTGAGAACCTCGCCCGGGCGGCCGCCGTCGATCCTGAGATCTACGCGCTGTCCGACGGACCGACCAAACGCCGAGCCGACCGGATTCGCGCCGAGCGCGACGGGACTATATTGACATCAGGGAAAACACCGGCGCACCACATAGCAGCCCCGGGGACGAATCCGGCTTACGTCGCCGCGGCTATCCGTAAAGAACTTGAGCGCCTTGCCAACGCTCGCGAAGGCGTCCGCAACCACACGCTGCTCGCCGTTGCATGCAACGTTTTCGAGTTCGTCAAAGCTCAGCACGCCAACGAGGCACCCGCCCGTGCCGAGCTGGAACGTATTGCTACCGCGGTCGGCCTGGAAGCCCGTGAGATTCACGCCACGATCGAGTCCGCCTGGCGGCGTGTCGGACCGCGCGATGTGCCGGCGAAGACAACTCGGGGTGCGGCATCGTGACGACCACACCCCGAGTTAACGGCATCGTCGTCGACGCACCGCCCGACGACGGCAAGACACCCGTGCTCGCTGACCGGCTACTCACTCGCTCAGCACTGCTTGCTTTGCCCGACCCCGAACCCCTAATCGACAACGTGCTCGACCAGGGCACCGTCGCTTTGCTCTACGGGCCCTGGGGCTCGGGTAAGTCCTTCATTGCCCTGGACTGGGCGTCCAGCGTCGCAACAAATCGGCCATGGCAGGGGCGCGTTACCGAACAACGTCGCGTCCTGTACGTCGCCGCCGAAGGCGCTTACGGACTCAAGGGGCGCCTTGCCGCGTGGGAGACAGGCTGGAACACCAAGATCCCAGATGGCAGCCTCGACATCCTGCCGCGGCCAGTGAATCTCATCAACGCAGCTGACGTCGCCAACCTGTCCGCTCTGATCGACTGGGGTGGCTTCTCCTATGTCATCCTCGACACGCTGGCTCGGTGCATGGTCGGCGCCGATGAGAACTCCGCCAAGGATTGCGGCCTAGTCGTCGATGCGCTCCACCGGTTACGCCAGCACACGCCCGGCGGCCGAGGTGTCATTCAAGGCGTTCACCACACCGGGAAAGACGGCAAGACTTTTCGCGGCTCGTCAGCTTTCGAGGCCGGCGCCGATACCGTCTACTCCGTCACCCTCGACGGAGCGGTCATAGTGCTGGACCGCGAGAAGCGAAAAGACGGTCCAGAGGTCGACATCCACCGGCTGAAATTAGAGGCGGTAGAGGGCACTGGCAGCGTCATTATCGGGGTCTCAAGGGCTGGAACCACCCCCGACCGCGCAGACAAGCTCTTGTCTCACTTCAGGTCTCACTTCGGTGACCGCGGGGCGTACACCTCTCAGCTGTTCGAGGGCTGCGAAATGCTGAAGTCGACGTTCTATCGCGCATTGTCTGACCTGCAAGAACGCGGCGAAATCATCAACGAAGGCACCGATAAGCGCCCCTTTTACAAGGTGGCCACGAAATGACTTTGGTTCCACCTAGTTTCACCTGGTTTCACCCGGAGGTGGAACTGGTTGCACCACCCTCCGGGTCTATAGACCCGGAGGTGGAACCACGTGGGACTGAAACCTGAGACATTCCAAAACCGCCATCCATCGCCCTGGAAAGCAAGGGATTATGAAGACTGCCATCATCGACCATCGGCGCAGCGTCGCCCTATGCGACGTGGGCTCCCACTACATCGCAGCCACAGTGATCGATTCCGACGGCATCGACTATCTGATGCTGGCGAGTCCTGACGACATCGGCACATGCACGCTGTACGACCCCACCTGTGTCCTGGCGGTCCACGAACAAGTCGGGAAGTTGCCGCTGGAATACGTCCGCCGCATCGCCGTCAGTCGGCGCGGAGGGCGACCATGACCCGATCTCGCCGTAGCGCCAAGCAAGCAGGCACACGATTCGAGACCGCTATCGCACAAGCACTTGCCGACGCTCTAGACGACGACCGGATCGAGCGGCGCAGTCGCAATGGATCTCGAGACCGCGGCGATATCAGCGGTGTGCGGCTCCACGGCCAACGCGTGGTCCTCGAGTGCAAAGATGCTGCCCGCTTATGCCTACCGGAATGGACGGCCGAAGCCCGCATCGAGGCCGGTAACGATGACGCCCTGGTGGGCCTGGTTGTCCACAAGCGCCATGGCGTAGGCGATCCCATGTGCCAGTGGGTGACATGCACCCTGGCCGATCTGGTGGCCATTCTCACCGGAGAGCGAACCGAGCTA is part of the Mycobacterium mantenii genome and encodes:
- a CDS encoding helix-turn-helix transcriptional regulator encodes the protein MPDTGVRRLATVDEFCEYAGLTRGQAAQMRYMGSGPEFVKVTGRQVRYRWSDVEKWVESRTRSRTDDPTVRGQQRADEPRGAAAS
- a CDS encoding DUF6011 domain-containing protein; translation: MSPPGLTATAPIKEDRPPENRKPTNSFRSYHATTTIADSTVRCSRCRRPLCAPLSVARSSGPICWRHSRVEAAGA
- a CDS encoding DUF2742 domain-containing protein: MSVSASQQVSWSETHQFLEAVLAQANVGPLPWAGTPEWCAMSDGDPRKLLALAIDGEHHVLRKEVAQAAHAQASRAVASAADWSAIANEIRQRGSSRRIPRQGVA
- a CDS encoding AAA family ATPase, with protein sequence MTTTPRVNGIVVDAPPDDGKTPVLADRLLTRSALLALPDPEPLIDNVLDQGTVALLYGPWGSGKSFIALDWASSVATNRPWQGRVTEQRRVLYVAAEGAYGLKGRLAAWETGWNTKIPDGSLDILPRPVNLINAADVANLSALIDWGGFSYVILDTLARCMVGADENSAKDCGLVVDALHRLRQHTPGGRGVIQGVHHTGKDGKTFRGSSAFEAGADTVYSVTLDGAVIVLDREKRKDGPEVDIHRLKLEAVEGTGSVIIGVSRAGTTPDRADKLLSHFRSHFGDRGAYTSQLFEGCEMLKSTFYRALSDLQERGEIINEGTDKRPFYKVATK